Within Bacillus sp. E(2018), the genomic segment CATCTGATAACGTTCTAGCCTCTTTAATGTCTCTTTTGATTCGTTCTACTTCAATTAAATTGACAAGATGGTTTTTTCCTTCCGGTACTGGAATTCCGTTCGTTCCATATGTATAGCTCAAAAAGGATACTGTAATGTCGTTCTTTTTGATCAGTCTAATATTTTGCCGGTCTTTGTCCGTTAAGTAGGCACCCGTATACATCACATCAATTTGATTCCAATAATTCAAAGCACTAATAATGGCTTTTTCTCCGCGGTCAAGTGTATGGTTATTAGCTAACGTTACCAAATCGATCCCATTTGCTTTTAACGCATCTCCGACTTCATGTGGTGAATTGAACGAGGGATAGGATGATAGACCAAGCTGTTTACCACCAATCATTGTTTCTTGGTTCGCTATCGTAATATTAGGATCAGATAGATAGGATTTCACTAAAGAGAAGTTACGATTAAAGTCATAGCCTTTCGCTGTTTTTGCTTTATTATAGACCGTATCATGGATCAAGATATCACCAACCGCAGCAAGTCTAAGATCCGTTGTTTTTTCTTCAGGTTGAGGAGTGATCGGCTGTGTTTTTATTTCTTTTGGTTCCGCTGCATTTTCCTGTTTCGGTATCTTTTTTTCTTCTACCGTTTGTAAATCTGCGTTATTATACATATATATAAATGCGATTGTCGAAAAGAATACGATTACAATTCCTGTGAACCACCAAAGACGTTTCAGTGGTAACACCCCCTTTGTGTCTATCATAATGGAAGAAGTGGGGATATGTATATGTCAAATTACTCTATGTTGAAAACGGTTCCAATTCATGCATTCGGGAGGAAAGTACAAAATGAGACAAATTACAGCGCAAATCGTAGAACAAATGGACCAAAATGATGAACTCTCTTCTTTTAAAAAAGAGTTCTATACAAAGAGTGAATCGATCTATCTTGATGGAAACTCTCTAGGACTTCTATCTAAGCGTGCAGAACAGTCCTTGTTAGATGTACTGAATGACTGGAAAGAGCATGGGATAGACGGATGGATGGGTGGTAAATACCCATGGTTTACTCTTAGTGAAAAACTTGCTGAGAAACTTGCTATATTGGTTGGAGCTGAAGCGAAAGAAGTGATCGTAACAGGTTCAACTACTGTAAATCTTCATCAATTGGTCGCTACGTTTTTTGAACCAAAAGAGGGAAGAACGAAGATATTAGCAGATGAGCTCACTTTCCCTTCTGATATTTATGGCTTACAAAGTCAGTTGAAATTAAAGGGGCTCAATCCTGATACTGATTTGATTCAAGTAGGAAGCAAGAATGGTTTAACGCTGGATGAACAGGATATCATCGATAAGATGACTGAGGATGTAGCTCTTATCTTACTTCCATCTGTCTTATATAGAAGCGGGCAATTGTTAGACATAGAACGTTTAACACGTGAAGCTCATAAAAGGAATATACCGATCGGATTCGATCTTTGTCACTCGATAGGAGCTCTTCCTCACGAATTAAGTAAATGGGGAGTCGATTTTGCTTTTTGGTGCAATTACAAATATGTAAACGCCGGACCAGGCGGAGTCGGCGGATTGTACGTTAATAAAAACCATTTCACGAAAACACCTGGGCTTTCTGGCTGGTTTGGCAGCAAAAAAGAAACGCAGTTTGATATGGACCACCACTTTGATGCGGAGAATTCTGCGGGTGGTTATCAAATTGGAACTCCACATATGTTAAGCACCGCACCATTGATCGGATCTTTATCTATTTTTGAAGAAGCTAAGATCGACCGAATCCGAACAAAATCTTTAAAATTAACGAATCTGCTCATGGATTTGTTGAATCAAGAGATCAAAAATGAGTTTACGATCGTAAATCCACTTGATGATAAAAGAAGAGGCGGTCATGTGGCTCTAATGCACAATGACGCTGCACGAATTTGCAAAGCACTAAAAGAAAACGGCATCGTTCCAGATTTTAGAGCACCAAACATTATTCGTTTAGCTCCAGTTGCATTGTATAATTCTTATGGTGATGTATATGAGGCAGTCCGAATTTTAGGTAAGATCATGAAGAATCGGGATTATGAGAAATATGAAAATAAAAGAGAAGTGATCGCATAGGGAGTGGTAGACATGAAATTATATGATATATCGATGCCACTCTATAATGGTGTACCAGGTTGGCCAGGTGATACGCCATATCACTTCGATCTTGCTTGGACGAAAGAAGATTCTGGATCTGTGAACGTTGGAAAAGTGGAGATGAGTACGCATACGGGTACTCATATTGATGCACCCTATCACTTCACAAATAGTGGCGAAAGAGTCGGTGGTTTAGATCTCGAATTATATATAGGACGAGCAATGGTTATTGATGTAACGGATATGAAAGAGATAACAGCAGAGATTGTGAAAGCTAGACTCCATGCTGATACGAAGCGTGTTCTGTTTAAAACAAATTGTTGGAAAGATCGATCTGTGTTTCCGAATAAAATCGTCCCATTATCACCAGAAGCTGTTCAAATGCTTAACGAGTTTGGAGTCTGCTTGGTCGGTGTGGATATGCCCTCGGTTGACCAATTAGATAGCAAAGAGCTAGAGGCCCATCATGCTCTTTATGAACACAACATTCATATTTTAGAAGGTCTTGTATTAGATCAAGTTCCTGAAGGAGAATATGAACTAGTCGCTCTACCGCTTGCCCTTAAAGAGGCAGATGGAAGTCCGGTAAGAGCCATACTTAGAGAACTAACTATATAACGAATATAGAAAGCAAACACAAAATGCTGTGTTTGTTTTTCTTTTGAAAATTTCAACTCACTTCCAAGAAAACCTGCATGTTTTGAGATTTTATGTATTGTTCCTTATAATAGATAAGAGATATTTACTTGGAGGACAGTTATGTACAAATATGGATTCACCAATTATTTCGAAGGAAGTTTACGTTTTACAGGACATGATGTCGTTCAGGTTGGACCGTGGACAAATGTATATCTTTCTTTTGAGATAGAAAATGTTGAGAGACTTCCTGAAGGACTCCATGAGCCAAGTGCTTTAGCTGTCTATGATGGAAATGGTGAGCTACAAGAAATTATTGCTCACGATGAGGGTGTAGATTGTGAATATAAATTTACTGACAAAGAAAAAGATCAGATCAATGACTATCTGTTACAAATAGAAGTAAAACATGAGAAGGAGTGAGTGAAGGTGAAAATAACAGGAATTGAACCAACTCCAAGCCCAAATTCAATGAAGATTAACCTGTCCGAAACACTTCCTGGCAATGAGCGTTATAACTATACGAAAGATGGAGCAGAGCATGCTCCCGCATTTATTCAGGAGATACTTAAAGTGGATGGAGTAAAGAGCATATACCATGTTGCAGACTTTATAGCTTTGGAACGAAATTCGCGTTCCAAATGGGAAGATGTTCTTTCAGGTGTTCGATCTGTGTTTGGACAAGAAGAAGAATTGAATGATCCTTCTGATCAACAAGTTCAACAAGAAGATGAGATAAAAGAAATTACGGTTCTTGTTCAAATGTTTAGAGGTCTTCCTATGCAGATCAAACTTAAAACCGAGCAAGAAGAAAGACGAGTAGGACTTGCTGAGCGATTTGGTAAAGCTGCATTAGAGGCTCAAGATTCTTCCGATAACCTTGTTATGGAAAGACAATGGGAAGAGCAAGGAGTTCGTTATGGTACGTTTGAACAAGTAGGCAGTGAAGTGGCGGAAGAGCTATCAGCCGTCTATCCGCAAGAACGTTTAGATCAATTAGTAAAACAAGCATATAGCTCCAACTCTCAACAAGAAGAAGTTGAAACACTTTCCAGTTCAGAAGTAGCGAAACAACTCCGTGACGCTGATTGGCAGACACGCTATGCCGCATTAGAACGAATAAACCCTTCTATTGATGATGTTATGGTATTAAAACAAGCTTTAAAAGATGAGAAGCCTTCTATAAGACGTTTGGCCGTCGTTTACTTAGGAATGATTGAGGATGAAGCCGTGCTTCCCCTTCTCTATCTAGCTCTGCAAGATAAGAATGTATCGGTAAGACGTACAGCTGGTGATGCTTTATCAGATCTTGGGAATGCAAAAGCAATACCTGTCATGTGTGATGCACTGTCAGACAAAAACAAACTTGTAAGATGGAGAGCGGCACGCTTTTTGTTTGAAGTAGGAGATGAGACGGCACTTCCTGCATTGAAAGCTGCTCAGGATGATCCTGAGTTTGAAGTATCTCTTCAAGTGAAAATTGCGATCGAACGTATCCAAAGCGGAGAAGAAGCAGCAGGTACAGTGTGGCAACAGATGACAAAGAGTCGTGAACAGTAAAAAAAGGGGCAAAGTCTATAAATAATTAGACTTTGCCTTTTTTTATTATGAAGATCAAGATGTTTCCTGTTGAAATGCATTTTCTTGAATGACGCCTTGTTCGATAAAACGTTGAATCTCATTACATATTTCTTGAGGTTTTTCTTCCATAAGCAGATGGCCGCATTTTTCATAGACGATCAGTTCAGCGCTTGGAAGATCATGTTTTAAACGATAACCTGTTTTAACTGGCATAACTTTGTCCTCTTTGCCCCATAGCATCAAAACGGGTTGCTTGATCTGATTGAGATCTTGAGAGCACATATCTCCTTCGCGTTGACGCAACAATCTAATCAAAGAATGGGTGAAAGCTACTTCGCTAATGGGTTTCTTATAGCTTTCAATCATTTCTTCTGTAACCAGTTTTGAGTCATGTAAGACAGAAAGTAAGTTTTCTTTTACATCTTTTCTTTGAATCCAATTGCGTATCCCCCAAGTAAACAAAGGAAGATAAGAGCATGCGATTAACGAACGGCTCGCTCTTTTTACATAGGAACAACAGCCAAGAAGAATTAATTTTTCAATTCGTTTTGGAGACTTTTTTGCAGCATGCATAGAGATCTGGCCACCCATAGAATGGCCGATTAGTATCACGTTTTGAATGTTTAACTTGTCTAAGAAATCAATGATCAGCTGTCCATAATTAGATAGTTTGTAGATAAAGCTCGTTGATTTTTCACTCTGCCCAAACCCTGGAAGATCAAGAGAAACAACTTTATATGTTTTCGTCAAATAGGGAAGCAACTTTCTAAAGCTGACCGTAGAAGATAAAAAACCATGCACGAGAACAACTACTTTCGCATCCGGATCTTCATGATCAAAGTATTCATAATAAATCTGAACATCATTAACAGTTATTCGATATCCTGGAGAAAAAATATGATTTTCATTAACAGCCATGAATGTCTTACCTCCGTCCGCAGAATTCTATGAGTAGTTTCACCAAATAACCCTCAAGATACAAGGAGAAATTATTTCCTCTTTTTTAGACGTGGTACTAAAAAAATGGGCTTGCAGATGTTTTGTATTCTTCTATGCAAGTTGATTGTAGCGTAGGGTTGCCGACTCCTATGGGACGAGCGGTCAGGTGGAGACTCCTAAAGGCGCAAAGCGGCAGGAGGCTCACCGTTCGCCCCATGGAAAGCGCGCAACCTGGAGCGGAAATCAACAACGTTCTAAACGCAACAATTTATGTGAAAAAGCCTTTTATCACTTAAAAAAGTAATGGAAAGCCAAAATATGTGCGTTTGCCTCTATTCCTCTTTACCCACTTCGTACATATTTTAATAAGGAGTAAGAACGCATAAAGAAATAAGAGGAGGTAGCAGGATGGCATTTCCATATTATCCTTACTATTACCCGTATGCTTACGGAGCTTACGGTTATGGCGGCTATGGTTACGGTTGGGTCTGGGCTGTAGTAATTATAGTGTTTATTCTCATCTTGATATTTGGTGGCTGGTGGTGGTGGAACACTAGAGATTAACAGATTAAGGCTTGGAGGTAGGGTCTTCAGGCCTTTTTTTGCTTAAGTATGGATGAACGGTTATGCGGGGATAATGAAAGAAAAAATGGAGAGATGTTATGCATAGTCGACAAACAGTGCGCTATATTTGCGAAGAATACGTGAGCGGCAACTGTTATTATTACAAGAGTGAAATCATTACACATGATAACTGGAAAAATCTTGACTCCCTTTCCTGGTCAAGGCCCCGTCCAATATCTGAAAAGACCTTTCTCAAGCAGAAGAAAGCAGGATATCAAACTGAACACAAGTTTATTAAAAAAGAGCCTGCTGTGGTCGTTTCACTGCATAAAGTAAGAACCGTCTAGATAGGCGGTTTTTTCTGTTATATAAAACGAATAGGTCACTAAGAGCTGAGCGATTTTTGGAAAAGGGTTACATCTTTTTTAAGAAGGGGATACAAGAAGTAAGGATACTTAAGGAGGTAGAGACTTTGGATAACTTTCGAATTGCCCATGATACATTGGGAGAAGTAAAGGTACCAATAGAGGCTTATTACGGAGCTCAAACTCAACGTGCGGTTGAAAATTTCCCGATCAGCGGTATTCGGTTACCATTCTCTTTTATAAAAGCACAAGCCATTATTAAAGGGAGCGCAGCATTTGCGAATAAAGAATGTAAGGCATTGAATGAAACAAAAGCGAATGCCATTATCTCAGCAGCTGATGAAGTAATAAAAGGAGAGTGGATAGAACAATTTGTTGTAGATGCTTATCAAGCAGGAGCTGGAACTTCTCAAAACATGAACATGAATGAAGTCCTTGCATCTCGCGCCTCAGAATTATTAGGAGGGGAAAAAGGAGATTATTCACTTGTTCATCCAAACGACGATGTAAATATGTCACAATCCACAAACGATACCATTCCTACAGCTATACAAATTTCAGTTGCATCACAACTACATGAAACGCTTTACCCTGCTCTAAATCGTTTGATACAAGTGTTAAAGGAAAAAGAGACTGAGTTTCATGAGATTATTAAAGCGGGCAGAACACACTTGCAGGATGCTGTTCCTATTCGATTAGGAAGTGAATTCAAAGGTTACAGAGGTACGTTAGAATCCGTTCACCATGCTTTAAAACACT encodes:
- a CDS encoding CapA family protein, which encodes MLPLKRLWWFTGIVIVFFSTIAFIYMYNNADLQTVEEKKIPKQENAAEPKEIKTQPITPQPEEKTTDLRLAAVGDILIHDTVYNKAKTAKGYDFNRNFSLVKSYLSDPNITIANQETMIGGKQLGLSSYPSFNSPHEVGDALKANGIDLVTLANNHTLDRGEKAIISALNYWNQIDVMYTGAYLTDKDRQNIRLIKKNDITVSFLSYTYGTNGIPVPEGKNHLVNLIEVERIKRDIKEARTLSDVNVVSLHFGNEYERMPNDFQKNIVKVVTEAGGDIIIGHHPHVLQPVKWETASDGSKTFVAYSLGNFLSGQRREYKDIGGIVQLKVTKRQKGSEKTIELSEPKFLPTYVDQPFVIHPMKDLPAMKKSYEEIKTHMKQWVPELTFFE
- the kynU gene encoding kynureninase, giving the protein MRQITAQIVEQMDQNDELSSFKKEFYTKSESIYLDGNSLGLLSKRAEQSLLDVLNDWKEHGIDGWMGGKYPWFTLSEKLAEKLAILVGAEAKEVIVTGSTTVNLHQLVATFFEPKEGRTKILADELTFPSDIYGLQSQLKLKGLNPDTDLIQVGSKNGLTLDEQDIIDKMTEDVALILLPSVLYRSGQLLDIERLTREAHKRNIPIGFDLCHSIGALPHELSKWGVDFAFWCNYKYVNAGPGGVGGLYVNKNHFTKTPGLSGWFGSKKETQFDMDHHFDAENSAGGYQIGTPHMLSTAPLIGSLSIFEEAKIDRIRTKSLKLTNLLMDLLNQEIKNEFTIVNPLDDKRRGGHVALMHNDAARICKALKENGIVPDFRAPNIIRLAPVALYNSYGDVYEAVRILGKIMKNRDYEKYENKREVIA
- the kynB gene encoding arylformamidase, which codes for MKLYDISMPLYNGVPGWPGDTPYHFDLAWTKEDSGSVNVGKVEMSTHTGTHIDAPYHFTNSGERVGGLDLELYIGRAMVIDVTDMKEITAEIVKARLHADTKRVLFKTNCWKDRSVFPNKIVPLSPEAVQMLNEFGVCLVGVDMPSVDQLDSKELEAHHALYEHNIHILEGLVLDQVPEGEYELVALPLALKEADGSPVRAILRELTI
- a CDS encoding conserved virulence factor C family protein — its product is MKITGIEPTPSPNSMKINLSETLPGNERYNYTKDGAEHAPAFIQEILKVDGVKSIYHVADFIALERNSRSKWEDVLSGVRSVFGQEEELNDPSDQQVQQEDEIKEITVLVQMFRGLPMQIKLKTEQEERRVGLAERFGKAALEAQDSSDNLVMERQWEEQGVRYGTFEQVGSEVAEELSAVYPQERLDQLVKQAYSSNSQQEEVETLSSSEVAKQLRDADWQTRYAALERINPSIDDVMVLKQALKDEKPSIRRLAVVYLGMIEDEAVLPLLYLALQDKNVSVRRTAGDALSDLGNAKAIPVMCDALSDKNKLVRWRAARFLFEVGDETALPALKAAQDDPEFEVSLQVKIAIERIQSGEEAAGTVWQQMTKSREQ
- a CDS encoding alpha/beta hydrolase; its protein translation is MAVNENHIFSPGYRITVNDVQIYYEYFDHEDPDAKVVVLVHGFLSSTVSFRKLLPYLTKTYKVVSLDLPGFGQSEKSTSFIYKLSNYGQLIIDFLDKLNIQNVILIGHSMGGQISMHAAKKSPKRIEKLILLGCCSYVKRASRSLIACSYLPLFTWGIRNWIQRKDVKENLLSVLHDSKLVTEEMIESYKKPISEVAFTHSLIRLLRQREGDMCSQDLNQIKQPVLMLWGKEDKVMPVKTGYRLKHDLPSAELIVYEKCGHLLMEEKPQEICNEIQRFIEQGVIQENAFQQETS
- a CDS encoding sporulation protein YjcZ — encoded protein: MAFPYYPYYYPYAYGAYGYGGYGYGWVWAVVIIVFILILIFGGWWWWNTRD